GGTGGCCGTCGCGCTGTTCCTGATCGTGCAGGGCCACCCCACGCCCTGGATGGCGCTGTGGGCGGCAGTGATCGTCGGCCGCGAGATCGCGGTATCGGCCCTGCGGGAATGGATGGCCGAGCTCGGCCAGCGTTCGACCGTGCGCGTCGCGGCGATCGGCAAGATCAAGACGATCGCGCAGATGATCGCGCTGCTGTGCCTGCTGTATTCGGTGACGCCGGACCAGCCGCCGCGCCCGCTGCCGTGGCTGGGCCGCGAGATCTTCATCGTCGGCGACTGGCTGCTCGCGATCGCGGCGATCCTGACCCTGTGGTCGGGCTTGCTGTATCTGCGCGCGGCATGGCCGATCATGCGTGCCGCGGAGAAGAACAAGTATTGACACACCGGCGGCGACGGGTAGAATTTCGCCTCCCAAGCGGGAATAGCTCAGTTGGTAGAGCGCAACCTTGCCAAGGTTGAGGTCGAGGGTTCGAGCCCCTTTTCCCGCTCCAGTTTCAAACACGTTGCCCCGGGCGATATGCGGGGTTTCGTTTTGTCGGCAGGCTGAAAACCTGTGCGGCGGGGTCACCGGCCTGGTGGCAGAGTGGTTATGCAGCGGATTGCAAATCCGTGTACGCCGGTTCGATTCCGACCCAGGCCTCCAGCCGGTGCACCACCCAGGTCGCAGGCGGGTTACAATTCGGTTCCAAGCGGGAATAGCTCAGTTGGTAGAGCGCAACCTTGCCAAGGTTGAGGTCGAGGGTTCGAGCCCCTTTTCCCGCTCCAGTTTCACGAAAGGCCCTGCAGATGCGGGGCCTTTTTGCGTTTCTGCACCGTGCGGGAAAACGCGGCGGTTCCATTCCGCGGCGCGTTGCGGCACGCTGTCGACCGCCTGCCCGGATGGCGAAACTGGTAGACGCACCGGACTTAAAATCCGTCGGCCGCAAGGTCGTGCCGGTTCGATTCCGGCTCCGGGCACCATCGCGATGTCGGTCGATTCGACCTTCGCGACGTGACGGCCGGCAGCGTTCGACACATGCGCAGCACAATTTGCTTCCCTGTTCAGGCCTGCGCGCCTAGGGTCGACGGCGGGCCTACTGCGGTCCGTGACGGGGAGCATGCGGTGCTCCGGGATGGACGCAACTTGATCTCAAGACTCAGGCACGATCTGCGCCTGGCAATCATCACCATGCTGGGATCGGTCACGGCGGTCGTGCTCGTCAGTTTCCTGGTCTGGCGCTTGACGCGTGGCGAGTGGGTGGCCGCTGCGATGGATGCTGCCGTGGTCGTCACCCTGACGATCATCCTGCGTCGCGTCTGGCGCGGGCAGTACACCGAGCGTGCCGGCGGATGGCTGGTGGCCATCAATTCGGGATTTGCCGGCCTTGCATGCGTGACCATCGGTGCGGCTGCGCATGGCTGGGTCTATCTCGTGCTGATGACCAATTTCTATCTTGCCCCGATACGGGTCGCCGCCTGGAGCGGACTGGGGCTGCTCTGGGTCGCATCGGTGACGCTTCTGCGTGAAGCTGGCCCCCACCAGCTCAGCACGCTTGTCACCTGGGCACTGGTCTTCGGGTTCGCGCATACCTTTGCACGGCGCACGCGCCAGTACGGCGATTCGCTCGAACTGCTCGCCAGCCTCGACCCGCTGACCCGCATTCCCAATCGCGGCATGCTGGAAGCGGATCTGCGCCACGCAATCGCTACCGGGCAGGCGGGCCGCATGGGTCTGCTGGTCCTCGACATCGATCGCTTCAAGGCGGTGAACGACACATACGGACATGCCGCAGGCGATGTGGTGCTGATCGAGCTGGCTGCGCTGCTTGACGAGGAGTTGCGGCAGGGCGATTCCGTCTATCGATTCGGTGGCGAGGAATTCGTCATGCTGTTGCCGATCGGGTCGGAGGATGCCCTGTCTTGCGCAGGCGAACGGGTGCGTGCAGCAGTGTCCTCAAGGCTGGCCGCGCCGGGCGGTCCGGTGACCGTGGCGGTCGGCGGCGCGATGCTCTCGACAGAGCGCGACTGGCAGGACTGGTTCGGTCGCGCCGACGCAGCGCTGTATCTCGCCAAGCGCGACGGCGGTGACGTTGTCCGCATTGCCAAGCCTCTATAGGCGCCTCGGCGCCGATCAGCTACGGGCAGCCGGCTGCGCATCCGGCTCGTTTTCCCACTCGTGGACACGCCGCTGCGGGCATTCGCGCGCGCGGCTCGGATGCCCATGGCGCACCGCAGCCAGGCGACGACGCCAGCGCAACAGGCCGCCGATGATGGACAGGAGGGCGAGAATGCCGGCGAGCAGCATGGCCCAGGGCGCAAGCGAGGCCAGCGGCGAGAGGATCGAACCCGCCGTATTGCGCAGTGCCAGGGCGAACACGGCGCCTGCGATCAGCATGTAGACCGGCAGCATCACGAGCCGCCACACCGCGCGCGCGGAGATCATGGCAAGGCTCCGGGGAGCGAACCGGCGCCGATGGTGACGACAGGAGCTGCATCGGGGATGCCGAGTCCGAGGCGGTAATGTGCTGCAGCGATGTCGCGCACGTGCTCCCAGTCGGACATGCGCGGAACCCGCTCCCACGCCGCGCGAAGCAACGGCTCGAGTTCATGCCAGTCGGCATCCGGTCTTTCCGCCTGCACGGCGCGCGTCATTTCCGCGAGGACCATCGGGTTGTATGGACGCTGCGACATGATGTTTTTCGGCACTGCGGGAGTTCGCGATGACCATAGGCAGCTGCCTGCCAAACCGCCGTGAAGCGGCTGCAGTGGCATCATTCATTCAGCGGCAGTTGCCCGGTTACACGCCGACGACCGTCAACAGCCGCGCGTCGATGATGTTGCCCGCAGGCACCGTCTTTTCACCGCTTTCGGTGGAGGATGGCCGGTCGGGTCACTGCCCGATCTCAGCAAGGGAGCATGATGGTCCGTTATCTCGCGTATGCAACCTGCGTTGTC
The genomic region above belongs to Luteimonas chenhongjianii and contains:
- the pgsA gene encoding CDP-diacylglycerol--glycerol-3-phosphate 3-phosphatidyltransferase; the protein is MKFTIPTWITLMRIMLIPVLVLVFYLPFQWTNFATALVFAFASITDWLDGWIARRYEQYSAFGAFLDPVADKLMVAVALFLIVQGHPTPWMALWAAVIVGREIAVSALREWMAELGQRSTVRVAAIGKIKTIAQMIALLCLLYSVTPDQPPRPLPWLGREIFIVGDWLLAIAAILTLWSGLLYLRAAWPIMRAAEKNKY
- a CDS encoding GGDEF domain-containing protein, whose product is MTAGSVRHMRSTICFPVQACAPRVDGGPTAVRDGEHAVLRDGRNLISRLRHDLRLAIITMLGSVTAVVLVSFLVWRLTRGEWVAAAMDAAVVVTLTIILRRVWRGQYTERAGGWLVAINSGFAGLACVTIGAAAHGWVYLVLMTNFYLAPIRVAAWSGLGLLWVASVTLLREAGPHQLSTLVTWALVFGFAHTFARRTRQYGDSLELLASLDPLTRIPNRGMLEADLRHAIATGQAGRMGLLVLDIDRFKAVNDTYGHAAGDVVLIELAALLDEELRQGDSVYRFGGEEFVMLLPIGSEDALSCAGERVRAAVSSRLAAPGGPVTVAVGGAMLSTERDWQDWFGRADAALYLAKRDGGDVVRIAKPL